Genomic window (Musa acuminata AAA Group cultivar baxijiao chromosome BXJ1-9, Cavendish_Baxijiao_AAA, whole genome shotgun sequence):
ataaataaaagaaaattgataaTAGAAAAAGATTAACTCTGAACAGGTTAGACTGGCCAATATAGTTACTAACTCATACCAAGTGATCAAGCTCTCTTTGCATATCAGTGTTAAGAAGTGACTGATACCCTTCACGTCCACCCCAAAAAACATAGTTCTCTCCTCCTAGGTAGTGTGTTACCTACAAGAAAATGAAGCACAAATGTAGCGGATATTTGAAACTAAAGGCATTCAAATATTCAAAATTAACACCTCAATGGCCTTCTTGACTTGAGCAGCCGCATAAGCGTAAACTCCAACCTCTGAGCTGCAAGACAGAAGGATGAAAGTTGGTGAATATATACTTTGAAAGATAATACAGACTATTATTAAAAGAAGAATCACACAGTACCTAGTAGCTGCTCCATGCATGTAGCGAGGATGCAAGAAAAGTTGCGCTGTGCCCCACAAAGGTTTAATTTTAGTTCCCTCCTGTAAAACATATGAGATTCGTCAGGGGATAAAACTTAAATTACTATGGTTGATTCATAATAATAAGTGAACAATGAAAAGAGATCATAACAAATAGCAACATTATAGAGGCTCTACTCATGTTTTACAAGTGGTAATGCAGAATTATTACCTGAAGTTCCTTGGCAAGAGCTACCACTTCATCCAAGTTTGCATTAGTTTCCTGACAATACCAAATTGTCAAACAACAGAGTTTTAAGTAAAAAAATGTTTCTCACATGCTTAAGCAGTTAAACTTAAAAAGTTCGAAATTAACTATATCACTGAGCAAACCCTGGTAACTTTTTTATGGATGAACAGTGACAGAGTTTGCTAAAAAACTTTTCAAGCATGCCTCAGAAGCAACATAACTTGAATCTTGCAATTAGTTGAATCATTGTCTTGCATCAGCATATATAACTGCTAAAGTCTGAATAAAGTTAACGATAAGAAACAACAATGATCATTGCTTACCGCAAGTGTTTTACCATCTGGAGCTATATCTCTATCGTGAAAACACCACCTATCAACTCCAAGTTTGTCCATGAATTCAAAGTGTGCTCTCACTGTGATTGGAGACATAACATGAGTGTCTTAACTTTAATTAACTACCTGATTGTATATTATCTTACTTTGTCCAACTAACTAGCTGACATAAAATTATCTTACTTCGTCTTTTGGCCATGGCTACAGAATTTGTACCATCCTCCCATGGCCATGATTTTGTTGGGGCACCAAAAGGATCAGCACCAGTCCCACGAAAGGTGTGCCAAAAGGCAACACTAAATCGCAACCAATCCTACAATAACAATTAGAAAGCATTAGCATCAACAAATGACAGGACAACTGATCCTTAAATAAGAAAACCAACAAACAAACCTTCATTTTCTTTCCAAGTATCTCTTCCTCAGCATTATACCACTTATAAGAAAGTGGATTTTTGCTGGTTGGACCCTAATGTGAAAGGGGAAAATTGCAACAAAATTTGTATTAGTTGATCAATCAAATCAACAAGAAAACCATGTTCATATTGCAGCAGACCCAATGTTCGGACAAAGTCAATAAAAAAATACAATGTCAATAAGATATTACTTCATATTTGATTTTTGGAATGCCTGGGAAGAACTCGCCTTCCCAGCCATCTGAAGAACCACCATCACACTTGGCCTCGAGATTAGCTGGGCATGTATGTGGACCTTCTGCAATCTGCAAGTAGAAATTATTCACACTTCCACCAAGACAGACATTTGAAcatttggaaaaagaaaaagaaggtatGGGGTTACTCACAACAGATGATAGGACCAAGGCCAAGGAGAACAGCAGCAGAGTCCGCTTTATCTCCATGGTGCACCAAAAGTGGAAAAGATGGTTCTGAAACTGAGAGAGTTAGAATGCATGAGAAACTGGTCAGAGTTTCTATAACTCAAACAGAACATTTCAAATTCCATACAAAGAGGAGGATACAGCTTGTCCATAATTTTGTATAAAGATTTGGCTAATTTTTGAAGTTCTAAAATTACGTCTTTGATAAAATAAGTTTTTGGGTAAAATGGAGAAACTCAATAAGAGAATACAACCAACTTCCGAGGACAAATCAAATCCATTCCCCTTGAGAAATCAAATTCCTTCAGTGACTAACCGGTCTATTTCTACATTACGCTACACGGCTAAGAAAGTTAAATAAAATATAGAGATACAACCACAAACCAAGCAACAAATCACGGAGTCCTTTGAAAAATTGAATTAATCAACATGTACAGACTGCTCCCGTTTTTCTCAATGTTTGATGCAGATTAAAAAACAAACTGAATAATATCCCATCCCCTCATGAACCACTAAATAGGAAATCAAATTCGATTTGTCTCCTCAAAAGACGCGTTTTTTCTTCAAATGAACTTAGTCTCATGTTTCATCTATTCCTAAACTAAACACCGAAAGATCACATCTTTCCTTTCTCCCTAAACACGATATAATTGAAGAACTTCAAAAGAAATCCAAAGTGAAACCCCGACATAAAaacagataaaaaggaaaaaggaaaacaaGCCGACATTTTTATTCACAAAACGAGCATTCAAAATCCTATGTTACTAATCCTCGACTCCAACGTTAACAAATGATCGATCCCCAAACTAAACACTCCAAAACATCACATCTTTCCTTTCTCGTTCTTTCTGCTAAACACGAGATCGATCATCGAGACGACATAGAAATAGAAAAATCgacgcgaagaagaagaagaagaagaagggaaacaCACCACCCCCGCGTCCCCAGCGATATCTCGACTTCCCAGACGAACAGCGCTAGCAGCAAACAGTAGAGAATAAAGCCACCGCCGTCGATTAAAGCCAACACGGGCAAACGGCGATTGCCAAGGATAGCCGTCAATCACGAGAATGTGGGATCTTATCCAACTCAAGCAACAGATCCCCAACATAGTCTACTTCTTATCGCCGTCCATCAGAAGACCTGGACCAAGGCCCATAAAGATTTGTATCCATCGTAACCGTCAAAATGTGAATGGACAGATCGCATAACCGTCAAAATATTCGTAAGCCTCACTAAAAGATGCTTAATATCTTGCTAgagaatatttatattttgagtatcttttttctttctaaataatatttttatttttaaaatattttgatcaccacaagaaaaaatattataaatgagtcaaataaaattaaaatatattaaaatcagtttatatatcatattatcattcaaatatatatattgataataattttttaaaaaataaaaattatctaaataaaaataaaagtttgAATTGTTATAGTGCCTTGATGATCACAACAAAAAACCTactcaaaaatattaaaaatgatcTTGATAGACTTTTAATCTTCACCAAACTAATTATAAGcttaaaaatatgatatcataatgGTGTACGagtaatgataatatatatatatatatatatatatatatatatatatatatatatatataatatgatattatttttataattttttttaataatatttaatattaaaaatactgtaaatgatTCAAATGAAAACACTATAACACATTAAAActagtcaaaaaaaaaaagagtgaaaaTTTTGAGGAGAAGAGTTGGTGAAGGATATTTTAGATATTGATttggaaatatatatattatatttctttcaGAAAAAATCTTTAATTATTTTGGACTAAGTAGGAATTAATCAGTTGATGATTAGTGCATTGTTAATAGGTCTCATGTttgtttgattattattatttatgaacAACATATTAGGTTTGGATCGAGTAAGAATAGGTAAATAGATACACGATTTGGATATAAGAGGGTGTTAATGCCTAAAAACATTAGTTAGCTTTAAATTTAGGTAGGATTATCCTACCTAATACAATTCCTACACACAAATTAAAGGAAATATGACTCctctaattttttattatatgaaattGATGTAATTACCGTAAATTGGTATGTATTGtaatcaaatataatatattaactTAAATTATTTCTCAGATTTACGTATAAACCATGTCATATTCGAGTCATATGAGTTTACCGAATCGTATATCTATAAATTATTTGTCTCATGTTTATACGACATTAACATCAATTCTCTATCAATTTCGTCGTAAAAGGCTCAAGCTATAACAAATAAGAATCTATACCGCTCAGCTCCAacataattattttgatatagtGTGTATTTTTCGTTATTACTAGCtaaataattccaacatgttaagACAGATATTATATAATTGTTTGATTTTTTGCTATTTTTTGGATCATCATAATTCTACTCAAAATTATTCACATAAAAATAGTATTTTAAATAAGTATCCTCGCTGAtttgtaaataaaaataattaaatagagAGATTTATATTCAATCACATTGtttttttgtataaatttataatattttttaaaaatattataactgagaAATTCAATTAGTTCAAGTTATAATTTAGGTATTGTTTTAGTTGTATTTGTTGGGCTGATAGTCATATTCAGcccaatgtgggctttatcagtccACAGCTCATCTCCTTTTAATTTAATCCTAATTTATATTGGAAAGGGTGTCGTGGCTATAAAAAGagacagaaaaagaaaagaaagaaagagaagaagacaagaataatagagagactgttctcaattatcTATAGTAGTGCTTTCATCTCAGGTGAGATAATATTCAGGTGAGATAATATCTATAGTGAGATAATATTTACAATAGATTCTTAATTACTTGGAGAGAATtatggaggttttagatattgtgcatagtaacgtaatccttgtatcccagttattctcttatgattattgctaaggttttggacaagagattgagatttatatattcattattattattgtgaattatctctagtttgtcccgtggtttttacccttcacattgaaaggattttccatgtatatcttggtgttatatttgattatggttccatttaatttcgtTGTGTATTATGGTCtattagtatttgttcatatacaaaagtttatttcgttttatatcccatcaattggtatcagagcagggttgtagtgatttaattttgtatttgaacatggagatcaataatatttctcgcatgattagtttaaatagaaacaattagatgatatggaaatcaagaatgaaagatatcttgtattgcaaagatttatatagacCTTTGCAGGGGAAcaatgcaaaacccacaactataacagatgatgagtggaagagggtaGATCGAAAAtcagttgggtttattcgatagtggcgtttctactgaaagttctatatattatttttggaaaaagttggaaggtctctatgaaataAAAACAACCGGTAACAAAActtttttaatcaaaaaacttgtgaacctaaaatatagagagggtgcttctattgctgagtatttgaatgaaatgcagagtatcactaaccagttatcctctatgaaaatgtctcttgataatgagttgtgggcattgttacttctcagttcattaccagaaagttgggagacactggtggtttccctcagtaattctgcgcccgatggtgttgtcaccatgagtcaagtaacaagtagtttgttgaatgagaagttgagaataaagaattcagcaacatctcagaatgattcacaagcacttatctcaaagaatagaggaaggtcaaagtctagaagcagttcacacatgggtaggagcaagtcaagatcaagaaaagatattgtttgttataaCTGTAGTGAGAAatgacattacaagaatcaatataagcaacctaagaagagcaagaaaaagagaaaagaagtagaTTCTacatagtcaaaagataatatcacaagtaGTGTAGGGTgataattatttgattttgtctcattctgatgattttttttttttttgttaggatCTTAAGTAGGTGATTGACACGTGTGCTTCTTATTATACtataccacggagggagttttctgCTACCtataggtttgaaaattttgatgttgtcaagatgggcaactatggcacgacaGACATCATTggtatgggtgatatccatttaaagaccaactttAGCTAAAAGCTGGTGCTtaaagatgtgaggcatgtggttgatttgaggttgaatttaatttcagttgaaagACTAGATAATGAAAACTATGATAGCATATTTTATagagggcaatgaaagctcagtaggggttctcttgttatagctaattgaaaaaaatatcatattttgtacaggttgcaggctaaaatttatggtgagcagttaaatactatagagaaagacttcaacataaatgtggcataggcgattgggacacatgagcgagaaggggctgcaagctcaaacccttgtattgattgtttggttggtaaacaacaCATAGTTTCATTTGCTTGTCCTATTATATCTAGAAAAATATAtgtcttagaccatgtttatacaaatgtatatggtcctctgaggataaaaactcctgatggatctgttgatgttcttggtataagtgatgtactttattttgtcacttttatagatatttttctaaaaaaatttaagtctatgctttgaagaccaaagatcatgtgattaatgtcttcaaagagtttcataccaGGGTTAGGGAgatagaaagacaattgaaatgcataagatcatataataatAGTGAGTACACAGGATTATTTGATAATTATTGTAGGTCATATAGGATCCAACATGATAtgacagttcttggtacacctcagcataatacaattgcagagaggattaaCCGCACcattatggaaaagatcagatatatGCTTTTACAGGCCAagttacccaaaaggttttgggatgagactttgaggactgtagttgatatgatcaacttgtcaccatgcacaatcttagatggtgatgttgcagagcatgtatagtcagggaaagatgtttcctacaaacatttgagagtgtttggttatcgtgcatttgcacatgttccagacaatgagaggtccaagctggatggtaagactaaagaatgtatttttcttagttactcacatgatcagtttggttacgggCTTTGAATTCAGAAAAACAGAAGGTGTTCAGAAATAGAGAtatgatcttctttgaggatcaaaccattGAGGATTTAATGAAGAAGACATAAGCCAAGACTTTTGCAGAAGAATTAGCAGGATTAgtatattgtgacccagttattcctctagtatatcaggatGATGGGAGAGATgtacaggaagatggtgtagagtttgatgttgatctacctataggacatattgagtaagaagaagttggagggtaacttcctacagaacctcagttgagaagatcttctagacaacgtcaaccttccagaagatactctacaaatgagtatgtgatgcttactgatgtaggtgaactagagagttaccagaaagcaattgaaagtgagcagaaagagaagcaattgcagcttcagaaaattcatacagatgacaacgaagcagacatgttgacaaagactttaccaaaagaaagacaagagatatgtcGACAGCTGatcggcatgacttcacattgagaagtcatgagacaacctcccttataggttgaagggggaggttgtttggttaacagcccatattcagcccacaaCTTATTTCTTCTTAATCTAACCTTAATTTATATTACGGAGGGTGTGGTGCTTTCATAtcaagttagatcagatctacagtagacttttactgtgattacttggagatAATtatggaggttttagatattgtgcacagtgacgtgatccttatatcccagttattatcttgtgattgttgttatggttttggacaagagattgagatttgtgtattcattattattatagtgaattatctctaatTTCTTTCgtcatttttacccttcacattgaaaggATTTTCGGTTTTACACGTATATCTCAATATTCTATTTAATTTTACTGTTTGTTATggtctactagtatttgttcatatacaaaagtttatttcgctTTATATCACATCTGTATTATAATGAAAAAAGATTTCATAGATTATAACAACAAATAAGAacattcttaaaaaaatattaaaaggaaTGTCTATCGAGAGctaaaatagaaataattttcaagaattcaCCCTATATTATTATATCTTctcgaaataaataaaaaaagaaaaagaaaatatcccACTTTTTCGTTCAGGATATTTTTGCCGATCCACGTGTTTCTTTCTTATCCATCCCAAAGAAAAGGgccaataaaaattaatataaatatgaaAGCAAACTCCCTCTCCTCGCTCTATGCTTCTTCCTGTGGCTAGAGAACGGCCAAAGGAACTGTAATGGCGACCGCCGCATTCGCCCTCTCCTCCCTCCGCTTCCGTCCTCTCTCCGCCGCCGGGGTTCGCCCTAAGGCCGGAAGCCCTAAAAGGCCATCTCGTCCCAAGCCTAACCTCAAGTCCCGGAAGGTCTCCGGCGGCCCGCCGTCCTACCGCTCCTCGAGCGGCGGCGGTGGGGAGGCCACGACCTACACTCGCCTCCCTCCCAAGGGCGACTTGTCCCTCGATCCATCCGTCGTTCCGTTCTCCTCAGCGACCTCCGGTGAAATTAGGTTGCGTGAGTCGCCGGTTCCGGCTTTAAATTCTTCTAAGGAAAAGCCTTCGGACCGTCATCGAAGTAGAGGCTacgataagaaggctaaaggttcGTTCTCTGTGGAAGTGATCGAAGATGAGTTATTGACGTTTGAACCCGATGGCAAGTTCTCCCTCGATCCATCCCTCGGATTCCACGCACGAGGCTCGGGCGAGTTTAGGGTCCAACAGGTAACAAATCCTGCGTCGAATTTGATGAATAAGAAGCTTTTGAACAGTTCGATATTTGTGCAGGACATCGAGGGAAGCGACGACGAATTTTTGGAGTTCGAATCGGATGAAGATGAGGTTATTGTGGGGTATGGATCCACGCATCCAGAGGTTGAGGCCTCGGATTTGGATTTAGAGTCTGAATCCGATGGGGAGTTGGAGGGTTATCTTGATGGGGACAATGAGTTTGGGAATGGAGAAGTGAAGGAGAAGGGGGTTCCTGCGATTATGAGATGCTTTGATAGCGCGAAGATATATGTGAAGGCCGGGAATGGAGGGAATGGAGTTGTGGCATTTAGACGTGAGAAATTTGTGCCTTTTGGCGGTCCATCAGGAGGAGATGGAGGGAAGGGAGGAGATGTGTATGTGGAGGTCGATGGGGCAATGAATTCTTTACTCCCATTCCGTAAAAATGTGCACTTCAGGGCTGGGAGAGGTGGGCACGGCCAGGGAAGGAAGCAGGCTGGGGCGAAGGGAGAGGATGTGGTTGTGAAGGTGGCACCTGGAACTGTGATCAGAGAGGCCTTCAAAGGAGGTATGCTGGGTGAGGTGTTGCTGGAGTTAATGCACCCTGGACAGCGGGCACTGCTCTTACCTGGTGGGCGGGGTGGGAGAGGAAATGCATCTTTCAAATCAGGGACTAATAAGGTACCAAAGATTGCAGAAAATGGAGAAGAGGGCGCCGAAATGTGagtattaaaattttctttttttgttttcttctcattttatgtattaaatatgtATTTATTCTTGAATTTGCAAGAGAGCATATACATATTTAAGAAATGACTTCATATTGAAATGAGAAACATTTCCAACGACTGACTTTTAATTTAGTCGACATACTTCTTACAATATAGACTGCAATGAAGTTGAAGTTTGTTAGAGCCTCCGGATTCTTAGTGGAGAGGGAATAAGTTCATGTCATCCAATTTATCTAATTGACCTACTCTTGAGAGAGTCAAATTAGCTAGGCATATATATTGTACTGCTCCTTATTTATCTTATTGGTGTTTCTTTTGTTTTGAGACAGAGTAGCATCTAGG
Coding sequences:
- the LOC135584028 gene encoding xylose isomerase-like codes for the protein MEIKRTLLLFSLALVLSSVIAEGPHTCPANLEAKCDGGSSDGWEGEFFPGIPKIKYEGPTSKNPLSYKWYNAEEEILGKKMKDWLRFSVAFWHTFRGTGADPFGAPTKSWPWEDGTNSVAMAKRRMRAHFEFMDKLGVDRWCFHDRDIAPDGKTLAETNANLDEVVALAKELQEGTKIKPLWGTAQLFLHPRYMHGAATSSEVGVYAYAAAQVKKAIEVTHYLGGENYVFWGGREGYQSLLNTDMQRELDHLARFLQAAVDYKKKIGFNGTLLIEPKPQEPTKHQYDWDAATAFAFLQKYGLIGEFKLNIECNHATLSGHSCHHELETARINGLLGNIDANTGDPQIGWDTDQFLTDIGEATLVMLSVVRNGGLAPGGFNFDAKLRRESTDVEDMFIAHISGMDTLARGLRNVKKLNEDGSLAELVRKRYQSFDTEIGSLIEAGKADFETLEKQAMEWDEPSVPSGKQELAEMIFQSAL
- the LOC135593259 gene encoding probable GTP-binding protein OBGC1, chloroplastic isoform X1, coding for MATAAFALSSLRFRPLSAAGVRPKAGSPKRPSRPKPNLKSRKVSGGPPSYRSSSGGGGEATTYTRLPPKGDLSLDPSVVPFSSATSGEIRLRESPVPALNSSKEKPSDRHRSRGYDKKAKGSFSVEVIEDELLTFEPDGKFSLDPSLGFHARGSGEFRVQQDIEGSDDEFLEFESDEDEVIVGYGSTHPEVEASDLDLESESDGELEGYLDGDNEFGNGEVKEKGVPAIMRCFDSAKIYVKAGNGGNGVVAFRREKFVPFGGPSGGDGGKGGDVYVEVDGAMNSLLPFRKNVHFRAGRGGHGQGRKQAGAKGEDVVVKVAPGTVIREAFKGGMLGEVLLELMHPGQRALLLPGGRGGRGNASFKSGTNKVPKIAENGEEGAEMWLDLELKLVADVGIVGAPNAGKSTLLSAISAAQPTIANYPFTTLLPNLGVVSLDFDATMVVADLPGLLEGAHRGFGLGHEFLRHAERCSVLVHVVDGSGLQPEYEFDAVRLELELFSPGLAEKPYIVVYNKMDLPEAYESWDSFEEHLQARGIQPFCSSAMNRQGTHDIVVAAYELLREERKSKRESEEWTGPLNLNHVADTIQKQRSSSMNEFEIFYDSSSNTWHVDGAGLQRFVQMTNWQYLESLRRFQHVLEACGVNKSLIKRGIKEGDTVIISEMEMVWHDEIEKNDSSSVRKRAIGSVKWPQLY